The Dissulfurirhabdus thermomarina genome includes a region encoding these proteins:
- a CDS encoding chemotaxis response regulator CheY — MAIDYNMTVLIVDDFATMRRIVKNIMTQIGFKNFLEADDGTTAWEILMKEPVDFVVSDWNMPKMTGIELLKKIRAEDRLKDLPFLMVTAEAQKENIVEAVKAGVSNYIVKPFTPETLSEKIAKIF, encoded by the coding sequence ATGGCCATCGACTACAACATGACCGTGCTCATCGTGGACGATTTCGCCACCATGCGACGGATCGTGAAGAACATCATGACCCAGATCGGGTTCAAGAATTTCCTCGAGGCCGACGACGGCACCACGGCCTGGGAGATCCTCATGAAGGAGCCCGTGGACTTCGTGGTCTCCGACTGGAACATGCCCAAGATGACGGGGATCGAGCTTCTCAAGAAGATCCGGGCCGAGGACCGCCTGAAGGACCTCCCGTTCCTCATGGTCACCGCAGAGGCCCAGAAGGAGAACATCGTCGAGGCCGTCAAGGCCGGCGTGAGCAACTACATCGTGAAACCGTTCACCCCGGAGACCCTGAGCGAAAAGATCGCCAAGATCTTCTGA
- a CDS encoding FliA/WhiG family RNA polymerase sigma factor: protein MEKKATTRLKDYTATFFGDGKELTPAQREELILKYTPLIKYIAGRLAMRLPPHISVDDLISSGIIGLIDAIKKFDPGKKIQFKTYAEFRIRGAMLDELRSMDWIPRSVRKKATELERAYQKLEKELGRPAEDEEVARELGITIQEFHDLLEKTRHITFLDIEVIRRRMPDSNEEDLFDLIEDKNDLDPFTRLNMLEVREVLMEAIKGLPEKERLVVSLYYYEDLTMREIGEIMGYTESRISQMHTKAMLRLRARLRPVTRELNGILL, encoded by the coding sequence ATGGAAAAGAAAGCCACCACCAGACTGAAGGACTACACGGCCACCTTCTTCGGCGACGGCAAGGAGCTGACCCCGGCCCAGCGGGAAGAACTCATCCTCAAGTACACGCCGCTCATCAAGTACATCGCCGGCCGCCTCGCCATGCGCCTGCCGCCCCACATCTCGGTGGACGACCTCATCAGCTCGGGCATCATCGGCCTCATCGACGCCATCAAGAAGTTCGATCCCGGGAAAAAGATCCAGTTCAAGACCTACGCCGAGTTCCGGATCCGGGGGGCCATGCTGGACGAACTCCGGTCCATGGACTGGATCCCCCGCTCCGTCCGGAAGAAGGCCACGGAGCTCGAGCGTGCCTACCAGAAGCTCGAGAAGGAGCTCGGCCGCCCGGCCGAGGACGAGGAGGTGGCCCGGGAGCTGGGCATCACCATCCAGGAATTCCACGATCTTCTCGAAAAGACCCGCCACATCACCTTCCTCGACATCGAGGTGATCCGCCGCCGGATGCCCGACAGCAACGAGGAAGACCTCTTCGACCTCATCGAGGACAAGAACGATCTCGACCCCTTCACGCGGCTCAACATGCTGGAGGTGAGAGAGGTCCTCATGGAGGCCATCAAGGGCCTGCCGGAAAAGGAGCGCCTGGTGGTCTCCCTCTATTACTACGAGGACCTCACCATGCGGGAGATCGGCGAAATCATGGGCTACACCGAGTCCCGCATCTCCCAGATGCACACCAAGGCCATGCTGCGGCTCCGCGCCCGGCTCCGCCCCGTCACCCGGGAGTTGAACGGTATCCTCCTGTAG
- a CDS encoding MinD/ParA family protein, translated as MNQAATVNDKKPNGGPRQAGKTDRLRPVEGAGKATPCVLAFTSGKGGVGKTNLVTNTALALARMGQRVLVLDADLGLANVDVLLGLMPRYSIKDVFSGQRSLPEIILDGPGGIRILPASSGVPELLDLSESEKLFLLTEMEALDEAVDVLLIDTAAGISDNVLYFNLAAQKRIVVVTPEPTSITDAYALMKVLMRRHQVRDFSILVNWAKNGQEAQKVYRQLSAVADRFLGLLSLDYLGFIPQDEAIPKAVRKQKAVLELFPDAASSRVFRDLAKTLTQSRCDGHADGNIKFFWRKLLQNP; from the coding sequence ATGAACCAGGCAGCCACCGTGAACGACAAGAAACCCAACGGCGGGCCCCGCCAGGCCGGGAAAACGGACCGCCTCCGCCCCGTGGAGGGGGCCGGGAAGGCGACACCTTGCGTCCTCGCCTTCACCAGCGGCAAGGGCGGCGTGGGCAAGACCAACCTGGTGACCAACACCGCCCTGGCCCTGGCCCGGATGGGGCAACGGGTCCTGGTCCTCGACGCGGACCTCGGCCTGGCCAACGTGGACGTCCTCCTCGGGCTCATGCCCCGCTACAGCATCAAGGACGTCTTCTCCGGCCAGCGCAGCCTCCCGGAGATCATCCTGGACGGCCCCGGCGGCATCCGGATCCTGCCGGCCAGCTCCGGGGTCCCGGAGCTGCTGGACCTGTCCGAATCGGAGAAGCTCTTCCTCCTCACCGAGATGGAGGCTCTCGACGAGGCGGTGGACGTACTCCTCATCGACACCGCCGCCGGCATCTCCGACAACGTTCTCTATTTCAACCTCGCCGCCCAGAAGCGGATCGTGGTGGTGACCCCGGAGCCCACCTCCATCACCGACGCCTACGCCCTGATGAAGGTGCTCATGCGGCGCCACCAGGTCCGCGACTTCTCCATCCTGGTCAACTGGGCCAAGAACGGCCAGGAGGCCCAGAAGGTCTACCGGCAGCTGTCGGCCGTGGCCGACCGCTTCCTGGGCCTCCTCTCCCTGGACTACCTTGGCTTCATCCCCCAGGACGAGGCCATCCCGAAGGCGGTCCGGAAGCAGAAGGCCGTGCTGGAGCTCTTCCCCGACGCCGCCTCGAGCCGCGTCTTCCGGGATCTGGCCAAAACCCTTACCCAGTCGAGGTGCGATGGTCATGCTGACGGCAACATCAAGTTCTTCTGGAGAAAGCTCCTGCAAAACCCCTAG
- the flhF gene encoding flagellar biosynthesis protein FlhF, whose translation MKIKRFQAETAQGALEEVRRAFGPEAVILDTRRRQKTDAVTGRVRRFVEVVAAVDFDVEPRPERPRPERNRQAAWEAPAAPDGGSSGAPWAAIAAELHELRALVKELAGARPAEAAADPRAAKALAHLERSAPLLAIHQVLTDLGVPAGLHRRLAAEVLNGLAPGRPVTREAVLDRLHDYIGRVASVAPRAERAAGPCRWVFVGPTGVGKTTTLAKIAARLALQAHRRGVLVSLDTYRLGGVEQLRRYAALMEIPMEVAHGAGDLRSVMDRHADKDFVLVDTTGRSPRDPRHRGEMAEIFGSVPSLQAQVVLSATTKEEDLRSVIDIYRPYPVSGWILSKLDETRSYGSLCTPVLEYRLPISYLATGQRVPEDLRSASRRNLARLLLRWRGGSDPQRRAGVKEIA comes from the coding sequence ATGAAGATCAAGCGGTTCCAGGCAGAGACGGCCCAGGGCGCCCTGGAGGAAGTCCGCCGGGCCTTCGGTCCGGAGGCCGTGATCCTGGACACCCGGCGGCGTCAGAAGACCGACGCCGTCACCGGCCGCGTCCGGCGCTTCGTGGAGGTGGTGGCGGCGGTGGACTTCGACGTGGAGCCGCGCCCCGAGCGCCCCCGGCCGGAACGGAACCGGCAGGCCGCCTGGGAGGCGCCGGCCGCCCCCGATGGCGGATCCAGCGGGGCCCCGTGGGCCGCCATCGCGGCGGAACTCCACGAGCTACGGGCTCTGGTGAAGGAACTGGCAGGGGCGCGGCCCGCCGAGGCGGCCGCCGATCCCAGGGCGGCGAAGGCCCTGGCCCACCTGGAGCGTTCCGCGCCGCTGCTCGCCATCCACCAGGTCCTCACGGACCTCGGGGTGCCCGCCGGGCTCCACCGCCGGTTGGCCGCCGAGGTCCTGAACGGCCTGGCCCCCGGCCGCCCCGTCACCCGGGAGGCCGTCCTCGACCGGCTCCACGACTACATCGGGCGCGTCGCCAGCGTGGCCCCCCGGGCCGAGCGGGCCGCCGGGCCCTGTCGGTGGGTCTTCGTCGGCCCCACGGGTGTCGGAAAGACCACCACCCTCGCCAAGATCGCCGCGCGCCTCGCGCTCCAGGCCCACCGGCGGGGGGTGCTCGTCTCCCTGGACACCTACCGCCTGGGCGGGGTGGAACAGCTCCGGCGCTACGCCGCCCTCATGGAGATCCCCATGGAGGTGGCCCACGGCGCCGGGGACCTCCGGAGCGTCATGGATCGCCACGCCGACAAGGACTTCGTGCTGGTGGACACCACGGGCCGCTCCCCCCGCGACCCCCGCCACCGCGGGGAAATGGCCGAGATCTTCGGCTCGGTACCAAGTTTGCAGGCGCAAGTGGTGCTGAGCGCCACCACCAAGGAGGAGGACCTTCGATCGGTGATCGACATCTACCGGCCGTATCCCGTCTCCGGATGGATCCTCAGCAAGCTGGACGAGACCCGCTCGTACGGAAGCCTGTGCACCCCGGTCCTCGAGTACCGCCTGCCCATCTCGTACCTCGCCACGGGCCAGCGGGTGCCGGAAGACCTGCGAAGCGCCTCGCGGCGGAACCTGGCCCGCCTGCTTCTCAGGTGGCGCGGGGGCTCGGACCCGCAGCGCCGGGCGGGCGTCAAGGAGATTGCATGA
- the flhA gene encoding flagellar biosynthesis protein FlhA — protein MATETLRNLWSGMNLERENILAAVGVLAILVIMVMPLPSAGLDLLLAFNLTVSLLVLLLSLYILKPLDFPIFPSLLLLTTLFRLSLNIASTRLILLHGHEGTNAAGRIIMSFGEFVVAGNYVVGGVIFFILVIINFVVITRGSGRIAEVAARFTLDAMPGKQMAIDADLNAGLIDEAEARRRRLEISREAEFYGAMDGASKFVRGEAIAGLVIMAINIIGGFVIGVFQQKMPVGEAAQSYTLLTIGDGLVSQIPAIVISTAAGILVSRAASEASMGREFSRQFAAQPEALMITAAVIFSFGMVPGLPAFPFTVLAAGTGTLAWLVYREKARAEALAPPPEEVEPEPEAPPAGSPEEVERLLALDILELEVGYGLIPLVDEQQGGDLLDRIRSIRRQFAQEMGVIVPPLHVRDNLQLGPGEYVILIKGIEIARGELMLGHLLAMDPGDAKQRIDGIPAREPAFGLPAIWIAEGRREEAQLAGYTVVDPSTVVATHLAEVIRQNAEELLGRQEVQRLLDALARSHPKAVEEATGTLSLGVIQKVLQNLVRERISIRDLLTIVETLADYGPMTRDPDILTEYVRQKLGRAIVKPLLGPDGTLTVLTLDPALEEQIRQGVQQTEQGSFMALDPAVARRIIQAVEQGAERAVHQGHPAVVLCSPSVRRHLRRLVERFVPNVTVLSHSEVPANVRLESLLTLR, from the coding sequence ATGGCCACCGAGACCCTGCGGAACCTCTGGTCGGGGATGAACCTCGAGCGGGAGAACATCCTCGCCGCGGTGGGGGTGCTCGCCATCCTCGTGATCATGGTGATGCCCCTGCCTTCTGCGGGGCTGGATCTCCTCCTGGCCTTCAACCTCACCGTCTCGCTCCTGGTGCTGCTCCTGTCGCTCTACATCCTCAAGCCGCTGGACTTCCCCATCTTCCCGTCCCTGCTCCTGCTCACCACCCTCTTCCGCCTCTCGCTGAACATCGCCTCCACCCGGCTCATCCTGCTCCACGGCCACGAGGGCACCAACGCCGCCGGCCGCATCATCATGAGCTTCGGCGAGTTCGTGGTGGCGGGCAACTACGTGGTGGGCGGCGTCATCTTCTTCATCCTGGTGATCATCAACTTCGTGGTGATCACCCGGGGGTCGGGCCGGATCGCGGAGGTGGCGGCCCGCTTCACCCTGGACGCCATGCCCGGCAAGCAGATGGCCATCGACGCCGACCTGAACGCCGGGCTCATCGACGAGGCCGAGGCCCGCCGCCGCCGGCTCGAGATCAGCCGCGAGGCCGAGTTCTACGGGGCCATGGACGGCGCGAGCAAGTTCGTACGGGGCGAGGCCATCGCCGGCCTCGTCATCATGGCCATCAACATCATCGGGGGATTCGTGATCGGGGTCTTTCAGCAGAAGATGCCCGTGGGGGAGGCGGCCCAGAGCTACACCCTGCTCACCATCGGCGACGGGCTCGTCTCCCAGATCCCGGCCATCGTGATCTCCACGGCGGCGGGCATCCTGGTGAGCCGGGCGGCCTCGGAGGCCAGCATGGGCCGCGAGTTCTCCCGCCAGTTCGCGGCCCAGCCCGAGGCCCTCATGATCACCGCCGCGGTCATCTTCAGCTTCGGCATGGTGCCGGGGCTGCCGGCCTTCCCCTTCACGGTGCTCGCCGCGGGCACCGGGACCCTCGCCTGGCTCGTCTACCGCGAGAAGGCCCGGGCCGAGGCCCTGGCACCCCCGCCCGAGGAGGTGGAACCCGAGCCCGAGGCGCCCCCCGCCGGGTCCCCCGAGGAGGTGGAACGCCTCCTCGCCCTGGACATCCTGGAACTCGAGGTGGGCTACGGCCTCATCCCCCTGGTGGACGAGCAGCAGGGCGGCGATCTCCTCGACCGGATCCGCTCCATCCGGCGCCAGTTCGCCCAGGAGATGGGCGTCATCGTGCCGCCGCTCCACGTGCGCGACAACCTCCAGCTCGGCCCCGGCGAATACGTCATCCTCATCAAGGGGATCGAGATCGCCCGGGGGGAACTCATGCTGGGTCACCTCCTCGCCATGGACCCCGGCGACGCCAAGCAGCGGATCGACGGGATCCCCGCCCGGGAGCCCGCCTTCGGCCTCCCCGCCATCTGGATCGCGGAGGGGCGCCGGGAGGAGGCGCAGCTGGCGGGCTACACCGTGGTGGACCCGTCCACGGTGGTGGCCACGCACCTGGCCGAGGTCATCCGGCAGAACGCCGAGGAACTCCTGGGCCGCCAGGAGGTGCAGCGGCTCCTGGACGCCCTGGCCCGGAGCCACCCGAAGGCCGTGGAGGAGGCCACCGGCACCCTGTCGCTGGGGGTGATCCAGAAGGTCCTCCAGAACCTCGTCCGGGAGCGGATCTCCATCCGGGACCTCCTCACCATCGTGGAGACCCTGGCGGACTACGGCCCCATGACACGGGACCCGGACATCCTGACCGAGTACGTCCGCCAGAAGCTCGGCCGTGCCATCGTCAAGCCCCTGCTCGGTCCCGACGGCACCCTCACCGTGCTCACCCTGGACCCGGCCCTGGAGGAACAGATCCGCCAGGGCGTGCAGCAGACCGAGCAGGGCAGCTTCATGGCCCTCGACCCGGCGGTGGCCCGGCGCATCATACAGGCCGTGGAGCAAGGGGCCGAGCGGGCGGTGCATCAGGGCCACCCGGCGGTGGTACTCTGCAGCCCCTCCGTCCGCCGTCACCTGCGGCGGCTCGTGGAGCGCTTCGTGCCCAACGTGACGGTGCTCTCCCACTCCGAGGTCCCGGCCAACGTCCGGCTCGAGTCCCTATTGACCCTCAGGTAG
- the flhB gene encoding flagellar biosynthesis protein FlhB → MAEKPAEERTEQATAKRRRDARREGDVPRSREVSSVALLLSGLMTLSWGGAFFYQQLTQILRHYLGHAAGIRVNADNLRHIALMALEQFALVMAPLFLVLAAVAVLANFLQVGPVWSGKALQPNFGKINPAEGIKRLFSPQSLAELAKSLLKITIVGAIAYFTVAGELDRLLPLLDQTPYQILAFLGDVCGRLFWRVCLVLAALAVLDFLFQKWQWERDHRMTKQEVKEEYKQTEGDPKVKARIRSIQRDMARKRMMAAVPEADVVITNPTHLAVALQYESGKMEAPVVTAKGAGLIAERIREIAREHDVPIVEDRPLARNLYKSVEVGRPIPEALYQAVAEVLAYVYRLRRMKAAGGGR, encoded by the coding sequence ATGGCGGAAAAACCCGCGGAAGAACGCACCGAACAGGCAACCGCCAAACGGCGGCGGGACGCGCGCCGGGAGGGTGACGTCCCCAGGAGCCGGGAGGTGAGCTCCGTGGCGCTCCTCCTCTCCGGGCTCATGACGCTTTCCTGGGGCGGCGCCTTCTTCTACCAGCAGCTGACGCAGATCCTGCGCCACTACCTGGGCCATGCCGCCGGCATCCGGGTGAACGCGGACAACCTCCGCCACATCGCCCTCATGGCCCTGGAGCAGTTCGCCCTGGTCATGGCGCCCCTCTTCCTCGTCCTGGCGGCGGTGGCGGTGCTGGCCAACTTCCTCCAGGTGGGGCCGGTCTGGTCCGGCAAGGCCCTCCAGCCCAACTTCGGAAAGATCAACCCCGCAGAGGGGATCAAGCGGCTCTTCTCCCCCCAGTCCCTGGCGGAGCTCGCCAAGTCGCTCCTCAAGATCACCATCGTGGGCGCCATCGCCTACTTCACCGTGGCCGGCGAACTGGACCGGCTGCTCCCGCTCCTGGACCAGACCCCCTACCAGATCCTCGCCTTCCTCGGCGACGTCTGCGGGCGGCTCTTCTGGCGGGTGTGCCTGGTGCTGGCCGCCCTGGCCGTCCTCGACTTCCTCTTCCAGAAGTGGCAGTGGGAGCGGGACCACCGCATGACCAAGCAGGAGGTCAAGGAGGAGTACAAGCAGACGGAGGGAGACCCCAAGGTCAAGGCCCGGATCCGGAGCATCCAGCGCGACATGGCCAGGAAGCGCATGATGGCCGCCGTCCCCGAGGCCGACGTCGTCATCACCAACCCCACCCACCTGGCCGTGGCCCTCCAGTACGAGTCCGGGAAGATGGAGGCGCCGGTGGTCACGGCCAAGGGGGCGGGCCTCATCGCCGAGCGGATCCGGGAGATCGCCCGGGAACACGACGTCCCCATCGTGGAGGACCGGCCCCTGGCCCGGAACCTCTACAAGTCGGTGGAGGTGGGCCGCCCCATCCCCGAGGCCCTCTACCAGGCGGTGGCCGAGGTCCTGGCCTACGTCTACCGCCTGCGGCGGATGAAGGCGGCCGGGGGCGGGCGCTAG
- the fliR gene encoding flagellar biosynthetic protein FliR — MDPYLLHWTTDHVKIFALLVVRIGALVYLMPIFSSRTLPVQVKAAGTLALALLFTPLEPVPAEAFPEKPLAFGLLMVAELFAGATLALVMRLLFAGVQIAGQMVGFQMGFSVANVVDPQTGAQSILMAQLAYLVALMLFVAVDGHHFFIRTLAESFTLLPPGRLHLDATLLDLVVDMGREMFVLSVKLMAPVMAILLFSQAALGILAKTVPQINLLIMSFSLNIALGLFFMGLTLQAFWPVLARALDRGVRLLPAALRLMAG, encoded by the coding sequence ATGGACCCGTACCTCCTCCACTGGACCACGGACCACGTGAAGATCTTCGCCCTCCTGGTGGTGCGGATCGGGGCCCTCGTCTACCTCATGCCCATCTTCTCGAGCCGCACCCTGCCCGTCCAGGTGAAGGCCGCGGGGACCCTGGCCCTCGCCCTGCTCTTTACGCCCCTCGAACCCGTACCCGCGGAGGCCTTCCCCGAAAAACCACTGGCCTTCGGCCTCCTCATGGTGGCGGAGCTCTTCGCCGGGGCGACCCTGGCCCTCGTCATGCGGCTGCTCTTCGCCGGCGTCCAGATCGCCGGCCAGATGGTGGGGTTCCAGATGGGCTTCAGCGTGGCCAACGTGGTGGACCCGCAGACGGGGGCCCAGAGCATCCTCATGGCCCAGCTGGCCTACCTGGTGGCGCTCATGCTCTTCGTCGCGGTGGACGGCCACCACTTCTTCATCCGGACGCTGGCGGAGAGCTTCACCCTGCTGCCCCCCGGCCGGCTCCACCTCGACGCCACCCTCCTCGACCTCGTGGTGGACATGGGGAGGGAGATGTTCGTCCTCTCCGTGAAGCTCATGGCCCCGGTCATGGCCATCCTGCTCTTCTCCCAGGCGGCCCTCGGGATCCTGGCCAAGACCGTGCCCCAGATCAACCTGCTCATCATGAGCTTTTCGCTCAACATCGCCCTCGGCCTCTTCTTCATGGGGCTGACGCTCCAGGCCTTCTGGCCCGTGCTCGCGCGGGCCCTGGACCGGGGCGTGCGGCTGCTCCCGGCGGCCCTCCGGCTGATGGCCGGCTGA
- the fliQ gene encoding flagellar biosynthesis protein FliQ, producing MTQDMAVSLARQAIELTLLLSLPMLGLGLVVGLAVSILQAVTQIQEMTLTFVPKIIAVLVGLLVAFPWIMNKIVDFTRGLVLQIPDLIR from the coding sequence GTGACCCAGGACATGGCCGTCAGCCTCGCCCGCCAGGCCATCGAGCTCACCCTGCTCCTCAGCCTCCCCATGCTGGGGCTGGGCCTCGTGGTGGGGCTCGCCGTGAGCATCCTCCAGGCGGTGACCCAGATCCAGGAGATGACCCTCACCTTCGTCCCGAAGATCATCGCCGTGCTCGTCGGCCTCCTGGTGGCCTTCCCCTGGATCATGAACAAGATCGTGGACTTCACCCGGGGACTCGTCCTCCAGATCCCCGACCTCATCCGGTGA
- the fliP gene encoding flagellar type III secretion system pore protein FliP (The bacterial flagellar biogenesis protein FliP forms a type III secretion system (T3SS)-type pore required for flagellar assembly.), with product MTAARRLAVWLPAALAAAALLGAAAPAWAVNVPTVQLGVEGTDDPGRVATALEIVFLLTVLSVAPAILLMTTSFTRLAVVFGFLRQAIGTQQMPPNQVLIGLALFLTFFIMQPTWSEVNRQAVQPYLNEEIGFTTALERAQGPLRAFMFRQTRQKDIALFVETAKVAPPRTPDDVPTMVLIPAFMVSELKTAFQIGFLLYIPFLIIDMVVASVLLSMGMMMLPPILISLPFKLLLFVLVDGWNLIVGSLVRSFF from the coding sequence ATGACCGCGGCCCGCCGCCTGGCGGTGTGGCTCCCGGCGGCGCTCGCCGCCGCGGCCCTCCTCGGCGCCGCGGCGCCGGCCTGGGCCGTGAACGTCCCCACCGTGCAGCTCGGGGTGGAAGGCACCGACGACCCGGGGCGCGTGGCCACGGCCCTCGAGATCGTCTTCCTCCTCACCGTGCTCTCGGTGGCCCCGGCCATCCTGCTCATGACCACCAGTTTTACGCGCCTTGCGGTGGTCTTCGGCTTCCTGCGCCAGGCCATCGGGACCCAGCAGATGCCCCCGAACCAGGTCCTCATCGGACTCGCCCTCTTCCTCACCTTCTTCATCATGCAACCGACCTGGTCGGAGGTGAACCGCCAGGCCGTCCAGCCCTACCTCAACGAGGAGATCGGCTTCACCACGGCCCTGGAGCGGGCCCAGGGGCCGCTGCGGGCCTTCATGTTCCGCCAGACCCGGCAGAAGGACATCGCCCTCTTCGTGGAGACGGCCAAGGTGGCGCCGCCCCGGACCCCGGACGACGTCCCCACCATGGTGCTCATCCCGGCCTTCATGGTGAGCGAGCTCAAGACCGCCTTCCAGATCGGGTTCCTGCTCTACATCCCGTTCCTGATCATCGACATGGTGGTGGCCAGCGTCCTCCTGTCCATGGGGATGATGATGCTGCCGCCCATCCTGATATCGCTGCCCTTCAAGCTGCTCCTCTTCGTGCTGGTGGACGGGTGGAACCTCATCGTGGGCTCCCTCGTCCGGAGCTTCTTCTAG
- the fliO gene encoding flagellar biosynthetic protein FliO, producing METTGMVLRMIGALGVILGLLGAAAWGLRRWGGLLQGGRQDLVEVLATRMVLPKKFVCVVRVAEKVLVLGASEQGLRLLDTLEGPVPAAGEADRHGEERP from the coding sequence ATGGAAACCACGGGCATGGTGCTCCGCATGATCGGGGCCCTGGGAGTCATCCTCGGGCTCCTGGGCGCGGCGGCCTGGGGGCTCCGGCGCTGGGGCGGCCTCCTCCAGGGCGGCCGCCAGGACCTCGTGGAGGTCCTGGCCACCCGGATGGTGCTCCCGAAGAAGTTCGTCTGCGTGGTCCGGGTGGCGGAGAAGGTCCTGGTGCTCGGCGCCTCGGAACAGGGCCTCCGCCTCCTCGACACCCTGGAGGGCCCGGTCCCGGCCGCCGGAGAGGCCGACCGGCACGGGGAGGAACGGCCATGA
- the fliN gene encoding flagellar motor switch protein FliN → MLSQDDINKLLEEEGDTGTAGAEGAGQPAADQPKAEPAAAAPAEEKGTEGAPEGGEAGADWADAFAEAAAGGDAAAAEALAEGRTAEEPAAAPPRFDDFGRGGPAAADTGDGPDLQFILDLPLEISVELGRSRMPIRDLLQLSRGSVVELDKMAGEPAEIYVNRKLLAKGEVVVVNEKFGIRLTEIISPADRVRSLG, encoded by the coding sequence ATGCTGAGCCAAGACGACATCAACAAGCTCCTCGAGGAAGAAGGCGACACCGGCACGGCCGGGGCCGAGGGGGCCGGGCAGCCGGCCGCCGACCAGCCGAAGGCCGAGCCCGCGGCGGCGGCCCCGGCCGAGGAGAAGGGAACCGAAGGAGCACCCGAGGGCGGCGAGGCCGGGGCCGACTGGGCGGACGCCTTCGCCGAGGCGGCCGCCGGCGGCGACGCGGCCGCGGCGGAGGCCCTGGCCGAGGGCCGCACGGCGGAGGAACCTGCGGCGGCGCCCCCCCGGTTCGACGACTTCGGCCGCGGCGGCCCGGCCGCCGCCGACACCGGCGACGGCCCCGACCTCCAGTTCATCCTGGACCTCCCCCTGGAGATCTCCGTGGAACTCGGCCGGTCCCGGATGCCCATCCGGGACCTCCTCCAGCTCTCCCGGGGCTCCGTGGTGGAACTCGACAAGATGGCCGGGGAACCCGCCGAGATCTACGTCAACCGAAAGCTCCTCGCCAAGGGCGAGGTGGTGGTGGTGAACGAGAAGTTCGGGATCCGCCTCACCGAGATCATCTCCCCCGCCGACCGGGTGCGCTCGCTGGGATAG
- the fliM gene encoding flagellar motor switch protein FliM — translation MSQVLSQEEIDALLGGLEEVTAEEAGGPAEPEGDVVPYDFVNFTRMTKIKLPAFDVINDQFNRGLRNTLSGILRLMVESAVVPPEVITFKEFLRRLPVPSNLHILKMEPFRGHVLLSVDSPLVFTVVEIFLGSTSFGQARIEGREFTSIEQRMIRRVVNALMADMERAWAPVHPVKFLYERSEINPQFAKIAADDDAVIISRFQLDMEEVSGAISICIPMLTLQPIKAKLQSAYQHEEAEDPVWRHRLLHNLRQAEVDVVVPLGAARLTGSELLDLSVGDIIQLDTPVDGTLVALVEDRPKLLGHPGIYRGQRAFKVAEFMREEEP, via the coding sequence ATGAGCCAGGTCCTCAGCCAGGAAGAGATCGACGCCCTGCTCGGCGGGCTGGAGGAGGTCACCGCCGAGGAGGCCGGCGGGCCGGCAGAGCCCGAGGGGGACGTCGTCCCCTACGACTTCGTCAACTTCACCCGGATGACGAAGATCAAGCTGCCGGCCTTCGACGTCATCAACGACCAGTTCAACCGCGGCCTGAGAAACACCCTCTCGGGCATCCTCCGGCTCATGGTGGAGAGCGCCGTGGTCCCCCCGGAGGTGATCACCTTCAAGGAGTTCCTGCGCCGGCTCCCCGTGCCGAGCAACCTCCACATCCTGAAGATGGAGCCCTTCCGGGGCCACGTCCTCCTGAGCGTGGACTCCCCCCTGGTCTTCACCGTGGTGGAGATCTTCCTCGGCTCCACCTCCTTCGGCCAGGCGCGGATCGAGGGGCGGGAATTCACCTCCATCGAGCAGCGCATGATCCGCCGGGTGGTCAACGCCCTCATGGCCGACATGGAGCGGGCCTGGGCGCCGGTCCACCCGGTGAAGTTCCTCTACGAGCGGAGCGAGATCAACCCCCAGTTCGCCAAGATCGCCGCCGACGACGACGCCGTCATCATCTCCCGGTTCCAGCTGGACATGGAGGAGGTCAGCGGCGCCATCTCCATCTGCATCCCCATGCTGACCCTCCAGCCCATCAAGGCCAAGCTCCAGTCGGCCTACCAGCACGAGGAAGCCGAGGACCCGGTCTGGCGCCACCGGCTGCTCCACAACCTCCGGCAGGCGGAGGTGGACGTGGTGGTCCCCCTCGGCGCCGCGCGGCTGACCGGCAGCGAGCTCCTGGACCTCTCCGTGGGCGACATCATCCAGCTCGACACCCCGGTGGACGGCACCCTGGTGGCCCTGGTGGAGGACCGGCCGAAGCTGCTGGGCCACCCGGGGATCTACCGGGGACAGCGGGCCTTCAAGGTCGCCGAGTTCATGCGGGAGGAGGAACCCTGA